The following proteins come from a genomic window of Polyangiaceae bacterium:
- a CDS encoding thiamine pyrophosphate-requiring protein produces the protein MSSNTVSDFVIQRLQLWGISRIYGYPGDGINGLMGALRRAEREMRFVQTRHEELAAFMACAHAKFSGEVGVCMATSGPGAIHLLNGLYDAAMDNQPVVALIGQQATTAIGSDYQQEVDLVSLYKDVAHNFVHVCMNPSQARHLIDRAIRIAKAERSVTCVIFPNDIQEADAVETPPRAHGVPLSGVGYSEPSIVPRERELDHAAELLNSGERVAMLVGAGALGASAEVLETADVLGSGIAKALLGKAVVPDDLPNVTGAIGLLGTEPSDWMMAHCDRLLMVGTSFPYSEWLPKEGQARAAQIDIKPRKLGLRFPTEVNLWGDSRETLRALLPRLKKKEDRSFRSSIEERVRAWWQLLEDRAMNDADPINPQRVFWELSPRLPDECILTADSGSAANWWARDLKIRPGMMASLSGNLATMGPGVPYALAAKLAHPDRPVIAAVGDGAMQMIGMNGLITIARLYPSWTNKQLIVLVLNNGDLNQVTWEQRVMAGDPKFDVSQNLPAFAFAGYAELLGLKGIVMKKPEDIAPGWEEALSADRPVVVEAFTDPEVPPLPPHISFEQATHYWQSIVRGDSNRWRMLKQSVKDMGPSFTGKG, from the coding sequence ATGAGCAGCAACACCGTCAGCGACTTCGTGATCCAAAGGCTACAGCTCTGGGGTATCAGCCGTATCTACGGTTATCCGGGCGATGGCATCAACGGGCTGATGGGTGCGCTGCGCCGCGCCGAGCGGGAGATGCGCTTCGTGCAAACGCGGCATGAAGAGCTGGCCGCCTTCATGGCCTGCGCGCATGCAAAATTCAGTGGGGAAGTGGGCGTGTGTATGGCCACTTCCGGTCCCGGAGCCATCCACTTGCTGAACGGCCTGTACGACGCCGCCATGGACAACCAACCCGTAGTCGCGCTGATCGGTCAGCAAGCCACAACGGCAATCGGCAGCGACTATCAGCAAGAGGTCGACCTGGTGAGCCTGTACAAAGACGTGGCGCACAACTTCGTGCACGTGTGCATGAACCCGTCCCAGGCGCGCCACTTGATTGACCGTGCCATTCGCATCGCGAAGGCGGAGCGCAGCGTCACTTGCGTGATCTTCCCCAATGACATCCAAGAGGCCGACGCGGTGGAAACACCGCCCCGCGCTCACGGCGTGCCCCTGAGCGGAGTCGGTTACTCGGAGCCGTCCATCGTGCCCCGTGAGCGGGAGCTCGACCACGCTGCGGAGCTCCTGAACAGCGGTGAGCGGGTGGCCATGCTGGTGGGGGCGGGCGCATTGGGGGCGAGCGCGGAGGTGCTGGAGACGGCGGACGTGCTCGGCTCGGGGATCGCCAAGGCGCTGCTCGGCAAGGCCGTGGTGCCGGACGACCTGCCGAACGTGACGGGGGCCATTGGTCTGCTCGGCACCGAGCCCAGCGACTGGATGATGGCACACTGCGATCGCCTGCTCATGGTGGGGACGAGCTTTCCGTACTCGGAGTGGCTGCCCAAGGAAGGCCAAGCGCGGGCCGCGCAGATCGACATCAAGCCGCGGAAGCTTGGCCTGCGTTTCCCCACGGAGGTCAACTTGTGGGGGGATTCCCGCGAAACGTTGCGGGCTCTGTTGCCGCGCTTGAAGAAGAAGGAGGACCGAAGCTTCAGGAGCAGCATCGAAGAGCGCGTGAGGGCCTGGTGGCAGCTGTTGGAAGACCGCGCGATGAACGACGCGGATCCCATCAATCCCCAGCGCGTGTTCTGGGAGCTTTCCCCGCGCCTGCCGGACGAGTGCATCCTGACGGCCGACTCCGGTTCCGCGGCGAACTGGTGGGCGCGGGACCTGAAAATCCGGCCCGGGATGATGGCGTCACTGAGCGGAAACCTCGCCACGATGGGTCCCGGTGTTCCGTACGCGCTGGCCGCCAAGCTGGCGCATCCGGACCGCCCCGTGATTGCCGCCGTTGGAGATGGCGCGATGCAGATGATTGGCATGAACGGGCTCATCACCATTGCGCGGCTCTATCCGAGTTGGACCAACAAGCAGCTCATCGTCCTCGTGCTCAACAACGGTGACCTAAATCAGGTCACCTGGGAGCAGCGGGTGATGGCAGGAGATCCGAAGTTCGACGTTTCCCAAAACCTTCCGGCGTTCGCCTTCGCCGGCTATGCGGAGCTCTTGGGGTTGAAGGGCATCGTGATGAAGAAGCCCGAGGACATCGCGCCGGGGTGGGAGGAAGCACTGTCGGCAGATCGCCCCGTGGTGGTCGAGGCGTTCACCGATCCTGAAGTGCCGCCGCTGCCGCCCCACATCAGCTTCGAGCAGGCCACTCATTACTGGCAGTCCATCGTGCGCGGGGATTCGAACCGCTGGCGCATGCTCAAGCAGTCCGTCAAGGACATGGGACCGAGCTTCACTGGCAAAGGCTGA
- a CDS encoding mandelate racemase, with translation MATIESVAVEAYEIPTETPESDGTLAWSSTTWIVVELQAAGERGLGWTCCAPAAADLVRRKLGPLLQGHGALDIPGAHRALLDAVRNVGRPGVAACAISALDVALWDLKARILGVPLSALLGRARSSVPVYGSGGFTSYSASKLERHMAAFVELGLSSAKMKVGRDASADPERVGRVRAAVGSDVDLFVDANGAYQRKQALEMAARFSEFGVSWLEEPVSSDDLEGLRHLRDHASLRVAAGEYGYDSFYFLRMLEAGAVDVLMADATRCLGYTGFLEVAALARAFHVPLSTHCAPYLHVPVASAVPDLLHIEYFFDHARIEQKLLDGATVPMKGALTGDASRPGHGFELRRADAQPYHC, from the coding sequence ATGGCGACCATCGAGAGCGTCGCCGTAGAAGCCTACGAGATCCCTACCGAGACTCCCGAGAGTGATGGCACTCTCGCCTGGAGTTCTACGACCTGGATTGTCGTGGAGCTCCAGGCCGCGGGGGAGCGCGGCCTGGGCTGGACCTGCTGCGCTCCCGCGGCGGCGGACTTGGTGCGTCGGAAGCTGGGGCCCTTGCTGCAGGGGCACGGCGCGCTGGACATTCCGGGCGCACACCGAGCGTTGCTCGACGCCGTGCGCAACGTCGGTCGGCCCGGAGTTGCGGCCTGCGCCATCAGTGCGTTGGACGTGGCACTCTGGGATTTGAAGGCTCGGATACTTGGCGTTCCACTCTCCGCTCTGCTGGGTCGCGCAAGGTCCAGCGTTCCGGTCTACGGAAGCGGCGGCTTCACCTCCTACTCGGCGAGCAAGCTCGAGCGGCACATGGCGGCGTTCGTCGAGCTGGGGCTTTCGAGCGCCAAGATGAAAGTGGGCCGTGACGCTTCAGCGGATCCGGAGCGCGTGGGTCGCGTCCGCGCGGCCGTCGGCAGCGACGTGGATCTGTTCGTGGACGCCAACGGCGCCTACCAGCGAAAACAGGCGCTGGAGATGGCCGCGCGCTTCTCGGAGTTTGGGGTGTCGTGGTTGGAGGAACCTGTGAGCTCTGACGATCTGGAGGGACTGCGACACCTGAGAGACCATGCGAGTCTGCGGGTGGCGGCTGGAGAGTACGGTTACGACTCGTTCTACTTCTTGAGGATGCTCGAGGCCGGCGCGGTGGACGTGCTGATGGCCGACGCCACGCGCTGCCTCGGTTACACTGGCTTCCTGGAGGTTGCAGCGCTGGCGCGTGCATTCCACGTGCCTCTATCCACGCACTGCGCGCCGTACCTCCACGTTCCCGTGGCCAGCGCCGTGCCGGACCTCCTGCACATCGAGTACTTCTTCGATCACGCGCGCATCGAACAGAAGCTGCTGGACGGAGCAACGGTGCCGATGAAGGGGGCCCTGACCGGTGATGCGAGCCGGCCCGGCCACGGCTTTGAGCTGCGCCGCGCCGACGCGCAGCCCTACCACTGTTGA